The following proteins are encoded in a genomic region of Sparus aurata chromosome 23, fSpaAur1.1, whole genome shotgun sequence:
- the cdk21 gene encoding cyclin-dependent kinase 6 isoform X1: MPHFAADGLWRGGSSLQSEIIMDVCGEPLCYELLAEVGKGSYGKVYKAREAGGKRRLLAVKKFNVHVDTSESGIPAAMIREVALLRRMMFFNHPNVIKLLDASAVPDGRSLDLTLVLEYIDQDLSTYLSKVTAPGLSRDCIKDVMQQLLRGLDFLHTNMVLHRDLKPENILVSSRGEVKIADFGLGRIYTFNIALTPGVVTLWYRAPEVLLNSVYMSSVDMWSAGCIFAELFLLRPLFRGYTEVQQLQKIFEGIGLPSEEDWPEDSPISYSLSWGTKGSCKKLLLNLGPDENDLLSQCLAFRPSSRISAAKALVHPFFMKH, encoded by the exons ATGCCTCATTTTGCTGCGGATGGACTATGGAGGGGGGGAAGCTCTCTGCAGTCTGAG ATCATCATGGACGTCTGCGGTGAACCGTTGTGCTACGAGCTGCTGGCAGAAGTAGGAAAAGGCTCCTACGGCAAAGTGTACAAGGCCAGAGAGGCGGGCGGGAAACGGCGCCTCCTGGCGGTGAAGAAATTCAACGTCCACGTCGACACGTCAGAGAGCGGGATCCCCGCCGCCATGATCCGCGAGGTGGCGCTGCTGAGGAGGATGATGTTCTTCAATCACCCCAACGTCATCAA GCTGTTGGACGCGTCTGCTGTACCGGACGGCCGGAGCTTGGACCTCACTCTGGTGCTGGAATACATCGACCAGGACTTGTCCACCTACCTGTCCAAGGTTACTGCTCCTGGACTGAGTCGTGACTGTATTAAG gatgtgatgcagcagctgctgcgAGGACTGGACTTCCTGCACACAAACATGGTGCTTCACCGTGACCTTAAACCTGAGAACATCCTCGTCAGCAGCCGCGGAGAAGTCAAGATCGCAGACTTTGGACTGGGTCGCATCTACACCTTCAACATCGCTCTGACTCCGGGT GTGGTGACGCTGTGGTACAGAGCTCCTGAGGTGCTGCTCAACTCTGTTTACATGTCCTCAGTGGACATGTGGAGCGCCGGCTGCATCTTCGCTGAGCTCTTCCTCTTGAG ACCGCTGTTCCGAGGATACACAgaggtgcagcagctgcagaaaatCTTTGA ggggATCGGTTTGCCCAGTGAGGAGGACTGGCCTGAGGACAGCCCCATCTCATACTCACTCAGCTGGGGAACAAAAGGCTCCTGCAAAAAACTGCTGCTCAACCTCGGGCCAGACGAGAACGACCTCCTCTCT CAATGTCTGGCATTCAGACCGAGCAGTCGCATCTCAGCCGCCAAAGCCCTGGTCCATCCTTTCTTCATGAAGCACTGA
- the cdk21 gene encoding cyclin-dependent kinase 6 isoform X2, with protein MPHFAADGLWRGGSSLQSEIIMDVCGEPLCYELLAEVGKGSYGKVYKAREAGGKRRLLAVKKFNVHVDTSESGIPAAMIREVALLRRMMFFNHPNVIKLLDASAVPDGRSLDLTLVLEYIDQDLSTYLSKVTAPGLSRDCIKDVMQQLLRGLDFLHTNMVLHRDLKPENILVSSRGEVKIADFGLGRIYTFNIALTPGVVTLWYRAPEVLLNSVYMSSVDMWSAGCIFAELFLLRPLFRGYTEVQQLQKIFDNVWHSDRAVASQPPKPWSILSS; from the exons ATGCCTCATTTTGCTGCGGATGGACTATGGAGGGGGGGAAGCTCTCTGCAGTCTGAG ATCATCATGGACGTCTGCGGTGAACCGTTGTGCTACGAGCTGCTGGCAGAAGTAGGAAAAGGCTCCTACGGCAAAGTGTACAAGGCCAGAGAGGCGGGCGGGAAACGGCGCCTCCTGGCGGTGAAGAAATTCAACGTCCACGTCGACACGTCAGAGAGCGGGATCCCCGCCGCCATGATCCGCGAGGTGGCGCTGCTGAGGAGGATGATGTTCTTCAATCACCCCAACGTCATCAA GCTGTTGGACGCGTCTGCTGTACCGGACGGCCGGAGCTTGGACCTCACTCTGGTGCTGGAATACATCGACCAGGACTTGTCCACCTACCTGTCCAAGGTTACTGCTCCTGGACTGAGTCGTGACTGTATTAAG gatgtgatgcagcagctgctgcgAGGACTGGACTTCCTGCACACAAACATGGTGCTTCACCGTGACCTTAAACCTGAGAACATCCTCGTCAGCAGCCGCGGAGAAGTCAAGATCGCAGACTTTGGACTGGGTCGCATCTACACCTTCAACATCGCTCTGACTCCGGGT GTGGTGACGCTGTGGTACAGAGCTCCTGAGGTGCTGCTCAACTCTGTTTACATGTCCTCAGTGGACATGTGGAGCGCCGGCTGCATCTTCGCTGAGCTCTTCCTCTTGAG ACCGCTGTTCCGAGGATACACAgaggtgcagcagctgcagaaaatCTTTGA CAATGTCTGGCATTCAGACCGAGCAGTCGCATCTCAGCCGCCAAAGCCCTGGTCCATCCTTTCTTCATGA
- the retsat.2 gene encoding all-trans-retinol 13,14-reductase, with translation MWFSVAIICVGLVLFIFKYVFSGSGPNPFEVDTREPLKKMVHDRKEKNKVLKQGFLASKVPKDLDAIIIGSGVGGLGLAVLLARVGKKVLVLEQHDRAGGCCHTFTEKGFEFDVGIHYIGDLLPHKPFRCMLDQITNGQLQWEPLDNPFDHVVLGPPENRRHYPIYSGRNRFPDELKKCFPGEEKAIDEYMRLVKKVGRGVWLLALLKLLPSPVAKFLVYTGLAKRLSFFFQMAPRSLTEVVNELTENKDLRAVLTYIFGTYGNAPNDASFSMHSLLVTHYLNGAWYPKGGASEIAYHMIPIIEKAGGAVLVRAPVHRILFSDAKEAYGVSVMKGQEEIQIRAPMVISNAGIFNTYQKLLPKDLQAMPAIQKQLSMMKNGAGGLSIFVGLNGTKEELGLGANNYYIFTENDFDDLVEKYMKGKREDSAKSVPLLFVGSPSAKDPTWEERSPGKSTMSLVSFANYEWFEEWKDDKVNNRGAEYKELKQAFIDNILEVVMDVFPKVTRDKIEFIDAGTPITNTHYIGAPKGEIYGADHGIARFNPELHATVRPQTPLKNLYLTGQDVFLCGFAGALAGALTCGSVLLNRNLHLDAITLAKKTNYINAKLKGE, from the exons ATGTGGTTCAGTGTAGCTATAATTTGTGTCGGTTTGgtgttatttatatttaaatatgtcTTCAGCGGCTCCGGGCCCAATCCCTTCGAGGTGGACACTCGTGAACCGTTGAAGAAGATGGTGCACGATCGGAAAGAGAAGAATAAAGTTCTGAAGCAAG GTTTCCTGGCCAGTAAAGTACCCAAAGACCTGGATGCCATCATCATCGGCAGTGGGGTCGGTGGACTCGGGCTCGCGGTGTTGCTGGCCAGAGTTGGAAAGAAAGTCTTGGTTCTGGAGCAGCACGATCGGGCTGGTGGATGCTGCCACACGTTCACGGAGAAGGGCTTTGAGTTCGACGTCG GTATCCACTACATCGGTGACCTGCTACCACACAAGCCGTTCCGCTGCATGCTGGACCAAATAACCAACGGGCAGCTGCAGTGGGAGCCTCTGGACAATCCCTTCGACCACGTAGTGCTGGGACCTCCGGAAAACCGCCGCCACTATCCCATCTACAGCGGCAGGAACCGCTTCCCTGACGAGCTGAAGAAGTGCTTCCCTGGAGAGGAGAAGGCCATCGATGAATACATGAGGCTGGTCAAG AAAGTCGGACGGGGTGTTTGGCTCCTCGCTCTGCTGAAGCTCCTGCCCTCCCCAGTGGCCAAGTTCCTGGTCTACACCGGCCTCGCCAAACGTCTATCCTTCTTCTTCCAAATGGCGCCCCGCAGCCTGACAGAAGTGGTCAATGAGCTGACGGAGAACAAGGACCTGAGGGCCGTGCTCACCTACATCTTTGGCACCTACG GTAACGCGCCAAATGATGCCAGTTTTTCCATGCACAGCCTGCTGGTCACTCACTACCTGAATGGTGCCTGGTACCCGAAAGGCGGCGCCAGTGAAATTGCCTACCACATGATCCCCATCATCGAGAAGGCAGGTGGTGCCGTTCTAGTCCGAGCCCCAGTCCACCGCATCTTGTTCAGTGACGCCAAGGAGGCTTATG GTGTGAGCGTCATGAAAGGGCAGGAGGAAATACAGATCCGTGCCCCTATGGTCATCTCTAACGCCGGAATCTTCAACACCTACCAGAAGCTGCTGCCCAAAGACCTCCAGGCCATGCCAG CTATCCAGAAGCAGCTGAGTATGATGAAGAACGGCGCAGGCGGCCTGAGCATCTTTGTGGGTCTGAACGGGACGAAGGAGGAGCTGGGCCTGGGAGCGAACAACTACTATATCTTCACCGAGAACGATTTCGATGATCT GGTTGAGAAGTACATGAAGGGAAAGAGGGAAGATTCTGCTAAAAGCGTACCTCTCCTGTTCGTCGGCTCCCCTTCAGCTAAAGATCCGACCTGGGAGGAAAGATCACCAG GCAAGTCCACCATGAGTCTGGTCAGCTTCGCCAACTACGAGTGGTTTGAGGAGTGGAAGGATGACAAAGTGAACAACAGAGGGGCTGAATACAAAGAGCTCAAACAGGCTTTCATTGACAATATTCTGGAGGTCGTTATGGATGTCTTCCCGAAAGTAACCAGAGACAAG attgAGTTCATTGACGCTGGAACCCCCATCACGAACACACATTACATCGGAGCACCTAAAGGGGAAATCTACGGAGCGGATCACGGCATCGCCCGCTTCAACCCTGAACTCCACGCCACAGTGAGACCTCAGACTCCACTGAAGAACCTCTATCTGACAG GTCAGGACGTGTTCCTGTGCGGCTTCGCCGGCGCTCTGGCCGGAGCTCTCACCTGTGGCTCCGTCCTTCTCAACCGCAACCTGCATTTGGACGCCATCACCCTGGCAAAGAAAACTAACTATATTAATGCCAAACTAAAGGGAGAGTAA
- the nmt1a gene encoding glycylpeptide N-tetradecanoyltransferase 1, translated as MKMADENETAPMPEKEDVEDHGHCSDCENEEHHFDDGDRGLGDDTGAKKKKKKQKKKKKSGAPEAAQDPLAKVNSLPADKLQEIQKAIELFSVGQGPAKTMEEATRRSYQFWDTQPVPKLGETVTSHGSIEPDKDNIREEPYSLPHGFSWDTLDLGNPAVLKELYTLLNENYVEDDDNMFRFDYSSEFLLWALRPPGWLPQWHCGVRVNSNQKLVGFISAIPANIRIYDIEKKMVEINFLCVHKKLRSKRVAPVLIREITRRVNLQGIFQAVYTAGVVLPKPVGTCRYWHRSLNPRKLIEVKFSHLSRNMTMQRTMKLYRLPEAPKTSGLRPMTKKDVPVVHRLLREYLSQFNLVPAMTPEEVEHWLLPQENIIDTYLVENDGKVTDFLSFYTLPSTIMNHPVHRSLKAAYSFYNVHTTTPLLDLMSDALILAKSKGFDVFNALDLMENKTFLEKLKFGIGDGNLQYYLYNWKCPSMGSEKVGLVLQ; from the exons ATGAAGATGGCGGATGAGAATGAGACAGCACCGATGCCGGAGAAAGAAGATGTAGAGGACCACGGACACTGCAGCGACTGTGAAAATGAAGAGCACCACTTCGACGATGG TGACAGGGGTCTGGGCGACGACACTGgcgccaagaagaagaaaaagaagcagaaaaagaagaagaaatctggTGCCCCAGAAGCAGCTCAGGACCCCCTTGCCAAG GTGAATTCGTTGCCAGCTGATAAACTACAGGAGATCCAAAAGGCCATTGAACTGTTCTCTGTCGGCCAAGGCCCTGCCAAAACCATGGAGGAGGCAACTCGGAGGAGTTACCAGTTCTGGGACACGCAGCCTGTGCCCAAGCTAG GGGAGACCGTGACATCACACGGCTCCATTGAACCTGACAAAGACAACATTCGTGAGGAGCCCTACAGCCTTCCACATGGTTTCAGCTGGGACACCCTCGACTTGGGGAACCCTGCTGTG CTTAAGGAGCTTTACACGCTTCTCAATGAGAACTATGTTGAAGATGACGACAACATGTTCCGATTTGACTACTCCTCCGAGTTCCTGCTCTG ggcCCTGCGCCCCCCGGGCTGGTTGCCCCAGTGGCATTGTGGGGTGAGAGTTAACTCTAACCAGAAGCTGGTTGGCTTCATCAGTGCCATTCCTGCTAACATCCGTATCTACGACAT agaaaagaaaatggttGAGATCAATTTCCTCTGCGTCCACAAGAAGCTTCGCTCCAAGCGAGTCGCTCCGGTTCTGATTAGAGAAATCACCAGACGGGTCAACCTGCAGGGCATCTTTCAGGCAGTCTACACTGCTGGAGTGGTACTGCCCAAACCTGTGGGCACATGCAG GTACTGGCATCGCTCTTTGAACCCACGGAAACTCATCGAGGTGAAGTTCTCCCACCTGAGCAGGAACATGACTATGCAGCGTACCATGAAATTGTACCGCCTGCCTGAG GCTCCTAAGACTTCAGGTCTGCGGCCAATGACCAAGAAGGATGTGCCGGTGGTCCACCGTCTGCTCCGTGAGTACCTGAGCCAATTCAACCTGGTGCCCGCCATGACCCCGGAGGAGGTAGAACACTGGCTGCTGCCCCAGGAGAATATTATCGACACTTACCTAGTGGAG AACGATGGCAAAGTGACGGATTTCCTGAGTTTCTACACACTGCCCTCTACCATAATGAACCACCCTGTGCACCGCAGCCTAAAGGCAGCGTACTCTTTCTACAACGTGCACACCACCACCCCTCTGCTCGACCTGATGTCTGATGCGCTCATCCTGGCCAAATCG AAAGGATTTGACGTCTTCAATGCACTGGATCTAATGGAAAACAAGACTTTCTTGGAGAAGCTTAAGTTTGGCATTGGTGACGGGAATCTACAGTATTATCTGTACAATTGGAAGTGTCCCAGCATGGGATCGGAAAAG GTTGGGTTGGTGCTGCAGTGA
- the plcd3a gene encoding 1-phosphatidylinositol 4,5-bisphosphate phosphodiesterase delta-3-A isoform X2 codes for MGSVCCGVESLCSVTKPAASQPLSSAPQHLYPLPQQIKSQLFLYCGGLLPALSLRSLLQLNCWFYAPSWYNFQSRPSSENHFFNRCDRSGDGRLDHIEIEEFCRELLRRPELDAVFRHYSSNGCVLATAELRDFLGDQGEDASLNHAQSLILTYELNDWAQKNLFMTQNGFTMYMLSRENDVVNPDHARVYQDMSRPLSHYFISSSHNTYLTKDQVTSASSTEPYIRALIQGCRCVELDCWDGDKGEPVIYHGHTLTSKVPFKEVIETIGQYAFKASPYPLILSLENHCSVEQQAVMAKHLRTILGSKLLTKPLSAQPLKDLPSPEELKGRILVKGKKQTPHLSQLGKSGSYASFSSSSDDELANSNKNTPKKDPAKVSCKLSPDLSDLVVYCRSVPFRGFENVSEKIPNEMSSFSENEALKLIKDSGKLFVRHNSRQLSRIYPSGQRLQSSNYDPQEMWNGGCQMVALNFQTPGEQMDLNQGRFLPNGRCGYVLKPSFLCSPTSNFNPEITGGGPGHVPTQLTIRIISAQQLPKINTEKASSIVDPQVWVEIHGVAIDNARDKTQRIDNNGFNPQWNCTLSFQLQVPDLALVRFVVEDHDHTAKNDFVGQFTVPFTSLRTGYRHVHLLKADGSSLSPATLFIHVKVSRKGVPIKTVSERMAKAKAKAKGKA; via the exons ATGGGCTCAGTGTGCTGTGGAGTCGAGAGTCTGTGTTCAGTTACCAAGCCAGCGGCAAGCCAACCACTCAGCTCCGCTCCACAACATCTTTATCCCCTCCCACAACAAATCAAGAGCCAGTTATTTCTTTATTGTGGGGGATTACTGCCTGCTCTGTCCCTCCGGTCTCTATTACAGCTGAATTGTTGGTTTTATGCTCCTTCCTGGTACAATTTCCAATCCCGACCCTCCTCAGagaaccatttttttaat AGGTGTGACCGCTCCGGCGACGGTCGACTGGATCACATAGAGATTGAGGAGTTCTGCAGGGAGCTGCTGCGGCGGCCCGAGCTAGATGCCGTGTTCAGACACTATTCCAGTAATGGCTGTGTGCTCGCCACCGCAGAGCTGCGAGACTTCCTGGGAGACCAAGGAGAAGACGCCTCACTGAATCACGCTCAGAGCCTCATACTCACCTATGAGCTCAATGACTGGG CTCAGAAGAACCTGTTCATGACCCAGAATGGTTTCACCATGTACATGCTGTCCCGGGAGAACGACGTGGTGAACCCCGATCACGCCAGAGTCTACCAGGACATGAGCCGCCCTCTGTCCCACTACTTCATCTCCTCGTCGCACAACACTTACCTGACCAAGGACCAAGTTACCAGTGCCAGCAGCACTGAGCCATACATCAG GGCTCTGATTCAGGGCTGCCGCTGTGTGGAGCTGGACTGCTGGGACGGAGATAAAGGTGAACCTGTCATCTACCACGGCCACACTCTCACCTCCAAAGTGCCTTTCAAGGAGGTCATTGAAACCATCGGCCAGTACGCcttcaag GCGTCCCCGTACCCTCTAATCCTGTCCTTGGAGAACCACTGTTCTGTGGAGCAGCAGGCTGTCATGGCCAAACACCTCCGCACCATCCTGGGCAGCAAACTGCTCACCAAGCCCCTCAGTGCCCAGCCACTAAAGGATCTGCCTTCTCCtgag GAGCTGAAGGGGCGTATTCTTGTAAAAGGGAAGAAGCAGACTCCTCACCTGAGCCAGCTGGGCAAGAGTGGCAGCTATGCCAGCTTCTCTTCGAGCTCTGATGACGAACTAGCAAACAGCAATAAGAACACACCCAAGAAGGATCCTGCAAAG GTCAGTTGTAAACTGAGCCCAGATCTATCAGACCTGGTGGTGTACTGCAGAAGTGTGCCCTTCCGTGGCTttgaaaatgtgtctgaaaaAATACCAAATGAAATGTCCTCCTTCTCTGAAAACGAGGCTCTCAAGCTCATCAAAGACTCAG GAAAGCTGTTTGTGAGACACAACAGCAGGCAGCTGAGCCGGATCTACCCCTCCGGCCAGCGCCTCCAATCATCCAACTATGATCCTCAGGAAATGTGGAATGGTGGCTGCCAGATGG TGGCTCTGAACTTCCAGACGCCCGGGGAGCAGATGGACCTGAACCAGGGTCGCTTCCTCCCAAACGGTCGCTGTGGATACGTCCTCAAACCGAGCTTCCTGTGCAGCCCCACGTCCAACTTCAACCCAGAGATCACAGGAGGAGGCCCCGGTCACGTCCCCACCCAGCTGACCATACGG ATAATATCTGCACAGCAGCTGCCGAAAATCAACACAGAGAAGGCGAGCTCCATTGTGGACCCACAAGTGTGGGTGGAAATTCACGGGGTTGCTATCGATAACGCAAGAGACAAAACCCAACGGATCGACAACAATG GCTTCAACCCACAATGGAACTGCACTCTGAGCTTCCAGCTGCAGGTCCCTGATCTGGCCCTGGTGCGGTTTGTGGTGGAGGACCACGATCACACTGCCAAAAACGACTTTGTGGGGCAGTTCACCGTACCCTTCACAAGCCTGCGGACAG GGTATCGACATGTTCATTTACTGAAAGCAGATGGTTCCAGTCTGTCCCCCGCCACACTCTTCATCCATGTCAAAGTGTCCCGCAAAGGAGTTCCCATCAAAACTGTGTCCGAGCGAATGGCCAAGGCCAAGGCCAAGGCCAAGGGCAAAGCATAA